One window from the genome of Thermococcus siculi encodes:
- a CDS encoding radical SAM protein, with translation MLVRVSYGTAIAMGLIRAKMLARPTTAYMMTHWPGRCRNNCAFCVQARESRADLEKLSRVTWPAFELEKVLEALPNGNFARICLQTIDYPGMIEDVLDLLRELQPLGLPVSVSITPVDRETLEEFKSLGVDYIGVGLDVASERLYPRIKDSLYSWDDMWRFARDVLDVFGPGRAFVHIIVGLGETDRELVESIEAAYSMGAWVSLFAFTPVKGTGMEDAKPPSLERYRRIQIAHHLIKEGIAKPEDFEFDDEGFLVGFGIPKEELLRLVPPDVFSTHGCPGCNRPYYNERPRKEPYNFPARPEKGYVERVLDSIL, from the coding sequence ATGCTCGTCAGGGTCTCCTACGGTACTGCGATAGCGATGGGACTTATCAGGGCCAAAATGCTCGCCCGACCCACGACGGCCTACATGATGACCCACTGGCCTGGCCGTTGCAGGAACAACTGCGCCTTCTGCGTCCAGGCCAGGGAGAGTAGAGCCGATCTGGAGAAGCTCTCGCGCGTCACGTGGCCTGCCTTCGAGCTGGAGAAGGTTCTTGAAGCGCTCCCAAACGGCAACTTCGCGAGGATTTGCCTCCAGACCATAGACTATCCCGGAATGATTGAGGACGTCCTCGACCTGCTCCGTGAGCTTCAGCCCCTCGGTCTCCCCGTTTCGGTGTCGATAACGCCCGTCGATAGGGAAACCCTGGAGGAGTTCAAATCGCTCGGCGTCGATTACATCGGGGTCGGCCTTGACGTCGCCAGCGAGAGACTTTACCCGAGGATCAAGGACTCCCTTTACTCGTGGGATGACATGTGGCGCTTTGCCCGGGATGTCCTCGACGTGTTCGGCCCCGGTAGGGCCTTCGTCCACATAATAGTCGGCCTCGGTGAGACGGACAGGGAGCTGGTAGAGAGCATTGAGGCTGCGTACTCCATGGGCGCCTGGGTCTCTCTGTTTGCCTTCACGCCCGTGAAGGGCACCGGGATGGAGGACGCAAAGCCCCCGTCCCTTGAGAGGTACAGGAGGATCCAAATAGCGCACCACCTCATAAAGGAGGGTATCGCGAAGCCGGAGGATTTTGAATTCGATGATGAGGGCTTTCTGGTGGGCTTCGGAATCCCGAAGGAGGAGCTTTTACGGCTCGTGCCCCCCGATGTCTTCTCAACCCACGGCTGCCCCGGCTGCAACAGGCCCTACTACAACGAGAGGCCGAGAAAGGAACCGTACAACTTTCCGGCGAGGCCGGAAAAGGGTTATGTGGAAAGGGTTCTGGACTCTATCCTCTGA
- a CDS encoding isoaspartyl peptidase/L-asparaginase family protein, producing the protein MVAIIVHGGAGTIRKEERIPRVIEGVREAVLAGWRELKRGSALDAVEEAVKALEDNPLFNAGTGSVLTLDGKVEMDAAIMRGKTLEAGAVAGIWGVKNPISVARKVMEKTDHVLLAGEGAVKFARLLGFEEYNPITDERLKQWEELRKKLIETGEVRHWKKLNELIKEYPEVLRSTVGAVAFDGEEVVAGTSTGGVFLKMFGRVGDTPIIGGGTYANEVAGASCTGLGEVAIKLALAKSATDFVRLGMDAQAASEAAISLATKYFGKDTMGIIMVDSRGNVGFAKNTKHMSYAFMRDGMEEPEAGV; encoded by the coding sequence ATGGTCGCGATCATAGTCCACGGCGGTGCCGGCACGATAAGGAAGGAGGAGAGGATTCCGAGGGTGATCGAAGGGGTTAGGGAGGCGGTTTTGGCTGGCTGGCGCGAGCTGAAGCGCGGTTCCGCCCTGGATGCGGTCGAGGAAGCCGTCAAAGCCCTCGAAGATAACCCCCTGTTCAACGCCGGAACCGGCTCTGTTCTAACCCTCGACGGGAAGGTCGAGATGGATGCCGCAATAATGCGCGGCAAAACGCTCGAAGCCGGTGCCGTTGCTGGAATCTGGGGCGTTAAGAACCCCATAAGCGTCGCGAGAAAGGTTATGGAGAAGACCGACCACGTTCTCCTCGCCGGGGAGGGCGCCGTCAAGTTCGCCCGTCTGCTCGGCTTTGAGGAGTACAACCCGATAACGGACGAGAGGCTCAAACAGTGGGAGGAGCTGAGAAAAAAGCTCATCGAGACCGGGGAGGTCAGGCACTGGAAGAAGCTCAACGAGCTGATAAAGGAGTACCCCGAGGTTCTAAGGAGCACGGTGGGGGCGGTGGCCTTCGACGGTGAAGAGGTGGTGGCCGGAACCTCAACAGGGGGAGTCTTCCTCAAGATGTTTGGCAGAGTTGGAGACACCCCGATAATAGGGGGAGGAACCTACGCCAACGAGGTCGCCGGAGCCTCCTGCACTGGCCTCGGCGAGGTGGCGATAAAGCTCGCCCTCGCTAAGAGCGCCACAGACTTCGTTCGCCTCGGAATGGACGCTCAAGCGGCAAGTGAAGCCGCGATAAGCCTCGCCACGAAGTACTTTGGAAAAGATACCATGGGCATCATAATGGTCGATTCCAGAGGAAACGTCGGCTTCGCAAAGAACACCAAGCACATGAGCTACGCCTTCATGAGGGACGGCATGGAGGAACCGGAGGCTGGTGTTTAG
- a CDS encoding MFS transporter, whose product MSATREIWYLHFATFFFFLGIALVGPLISPFSISLGADPFLVGLIAAVSAVVALLTKPLGGYLGDKGFRFHLMLAGTVLGVIAGILYVLSHHTSNLWLFALGRGLHGFAMGIFFPPNLSTAIDLAPEGRVGETLGWRGTMFSLGNLIGPALGGYIADFSGFTVAFATAAGLSAVAALLVLNAYRHVGKHLPARGYHREEPNYRLLLRPFFVFASLGLLFMSLSYSGLNTFLPALYKVSGLGTAAFGTYASIMGGSSLITRVIGGKQADLRGPVKIATLGLALITASYVLLNALPFPPGSYASALVIGAGFGLAVPSLQMMALASLPQRIRSFGSGIYTMFFDLGFLVGPMLLGYIAKLHGYRAVFPILPWLALAALFLIQFPRFLRAGGERSG is encoded by the coding sequence GTGAGCGCGACGAGGGAGATCTGGTACCTCCACTTTGCGACTTTCTTCTTCTTCCTTGGGATAGCCCTAGTTGGCCCCCTGATATCCCCCTTTTCCATATCCCTCGGGGCGGATCCCTTTCTAGTCGGTCTGATAGCCGCGGTGTCCGCCGTCGTGGCCCTTCTGACAAAACCCCTTGGGGGATACCTCGGCGATAAGGGTTTCAGGTTCCACCTGATGCTGGCGGGAACCGTTCTCGGGGTAATCGCGGGGATACTGTACGTACTCTCCCACCACACCTCGAACCTCTGGCTCTTCGCACTTGGACGCGGACTTCACGGCTTTGCGATGGGGATATTCTTCCCGCCCAACCTCTCGACTGCCATAGACCTGGCCCCGGAGGGACGCGTCGGGGAGACCCTCGGCTGGAGGGGCACGATGTTCTCCCTGGGCAACCTCATAGGGCCTGCCCTCGGCGGCTATATAGCGGACTTTTCGGGCTTCACAGTGGCTTTTGCCACTGCCGCGGGCCTCTCCGCGGTTGCGGCTTTACTCGTTCTCAACGCCTACAGGCACGTCGGAAAGCACCTCCCGGCGAGGGGGTACCACAGGGAGGAGCCAAACTACAGGCTTCTCCTTCGGCCCTTCTTCGTCTTCGCCTCACTGGGCCTGCTCTTTATGAGCCTTTCCTACAGCGGTCTCAACACGTTCCTTCCGGCGCTCTACAAGGTCTCGGGACTCGGCACGGCGGCCTTCGGAACGTACGCCAGTATAATGGGTGGTTCCTCGCTGATAACCAGGGTCATAGGGGGCAAGCAGGCTGACCTGAGGGGTCCAGTGAAGATAGCGACGCTCGGACTGGCCCTGATAACGGCCTCATACGTCCTCCTGAACGCTCTGCCTTTTCCTCCCGGCTCCTACGCGAGTGCCCTCGTGATCGGTGCCGGCTTCGGGCTGGCGGTTCCTTCCCTCCAGATGATGGCCCTTGCCTCTCTCCCCCAGAGGATACGTTCCTTTGGCTCCGGGATATACACGATGTTCTTTGACCTCGGCTTCCTTGTCGGGCCGATGCTCCTCGGGTACATCGCCAAACTCCACGGATACCGGGCCGTCTTCCCGATACTCCCGTGGCTCGCGCTTGCTGCACTCTTCCTGATACAGTTCCCAAGGTTTTTAAGGGCTGGCGGGGAGCGGAGTGGGTGA
- a CDS encoding serine/threonine-protein kinase RIO2: MVSKLLALEAYPNLRDLDFRILRGVELNMRRYKWVPLEEVARFSRVDVETASFKLGKLDDWGLVIRRSDIGYIGYQLTIHGYDALAIRALSKKGVIEAISTAQIGVGKDADVYVGVTPSGEQVAVKFNRIGGRTASRKAGYHSHVFQDKRHTSWLYVSRLIARKEYEALTLLSPIARVPRPIAWNRHVVVMEFINGKELAELRDTDLTREEAAEILSRVLDEYLKIVRFGIVHSDLSQFNVVITEDGNVLIIDWAQYLTTDRPESYELLKRDLTVLLNAFRRRWRVDKNFEEIWPAFEEAWHESRGEGYGRG, translated from the coding sequence ATGGTGAGCAAACTGCTGGCACTTGAGGCCTATCCAAACCTGCGAGACCTCGACTTCCGCATACTGAGAGGGGTAGAGCTGAACATGCGCCGCTATAAGTGGGTGCCCCTGGAGGAGGTGGCACGCTTTTCAAGGGTGGACGTTGAAACGGCCTCGTTCAAGCTCGGGAAGCTCGACGACTGGGGGCTGGTCATAAGGAGGAGCGACATAGGCTACATCGGTTACCAGCTCACGATACACGGCTACGACGCGCTGGCGATAAGGGCGCTGTCGAAGAAGGGCGTCATAGAGGCGATAAGTACGGCTCAAATCGGTGTCGGGAAGGACGCCGACGTGTACGTCGGGGTAACGCCCTCCGGGGAACAGGTCGCGGTGAAGTTCAACCGCATAGGGGGGAGAACGGCTTCGAGGAAAGCCGGCTATCACAGCCACGTCTTCCAGGACAAGAGGCACACCAGCTGGCTCTACGTCTCGCGGCTCATAGCGAGGAAAGAGTACGAGGCGCTCACTCTTTTAAGCCCGATAGCGAGGGTTCCGAGGCCGATAGCGTGGAACAGGCACGTCGTCGTCATGGAGTTCATAAACGGGAAGGAGCTTGCCGAACTCCGCGACACGGACCTCACCCGGGAGGAAGCGGCCGAAATCCTGTCGAGGGTTCTCGACGAGTACCTCAAGATAGTCCGCTTCGGCATAGTGCACTCCGACCTGAGCCAGTTCAACGTTGTGATAACCGAGGACGGGAACGTTCTCATAATCGACTGGGCGCAGTACCTGACGACGGACAGACCGGAGAGCTACGAGCTGCTCAAGAGGGACTTAACGGTGCTCCTCAACGCCTTCAGAAGGCGGTGGCGCGTGGATAAGAACTTTGAGGAAATATGGCCCGCGTTCGAAGAGGCCTGGCACGAGAGCCGCGGTGAGGGGTATGGACGGGGTTAG